A window of Apium graveolens cultivar Ventura chromosome 8, ASM990537v1, whole genome shotgun sequence contains these coding sequences:
- the LOC141679451 gene encoding uncharacterized protein LOC141679451 translates to METMVNQDRIEGILAKMRYEGLFTVAGTGHGGGLALLWRHVANIKIESSSQNFIDAEVKIDDINKWRLTCIYGFPERSRRRDSWDLLKSLAAISSLPWVILGDFHDLLREEEKKGRHKHPTWLLNVFRETVCGISDLPMEGYPYTWERSRGTERWVQEKLDRVFVNEGCKSLFPTNKVYNLIAPSSDHSAIFLQVSVWRPVARNYKFRFENCWLRESRCSDIVAESWRRTEGLNMEQRIEVCGFELKKWGDTLVKDFQKRLQRVRETLERFRGLYDAYSVQCLREAETEYAKILVQKEDFWKQRVKQFWLKEGDSNSKYFHSYASARKKKNHINQLKNSEGSWVNWASGLGNVIEDYYSDLFASRGVRADEVLDCIGERVTGLRMRS, encoded by the coding sequence ATGGAGACTATGGTGAATCAAGATAGAATTGAAGGTATTCTAGCTAAGATGAGGTATGAGGGTCTGTTTACGGTAGCTGGAACGGGACATGGAGGGGGGCTAGCTCTTCTTTGGAGACATGTAGCTAATATTAAGATAGAGTCATCATCTCAAAATTTTATTGATGCAGAGGTCAAGATAGATGATATTAATAAGTGGAGACTTACTTGTATCTACGGTTTTCCGGAGAGGTCGAGGAGAAGAGATTCGTGGGATTTATTAAAGTCATTAGCAGCAATATCATCTCTGCCATGGGTTATCCTGGGAGATTTTCATGATTTACTTCGTGAGGAAGAGAAGAAGGGGCGCCATAAACATCCAACTTGGCTGTTGAATGTTTTTAGGGAGACTGTGTGTGGAATCTCGGATTTGCCTATGGAAGGGTATCCATATACGTGGGAAAGAAGTCGCGGTACGGAAAGATGGGTGCAAGAAAAACTGGACCGGGTGTTTGTGAATGAGGGATGTAAATCGCTTTTTCCTACAAATAAGGTTTATAATCTGATAGCACCATCTTCTGATCATTCTGCCATTTTTCTTCAAGTAAGTGTTTGGCGACCAGTTGCTAGAAATTACAAATTTCGTTTTGAAAACTGTTGGTTAAGAGAATCAAGATGCAGTGATATTGTTGCTGAAAGTTGGAGGAGAACGGAGGGGTTGAATATGGAGCAGAGAATTGAGGTATGTGGGTTTGAGTTAAAAAAGTGGGGGGATACTTTAGtaaaagattttcagaagagaCTTCAGAGAGTGAGAGAGACACTGGAACGGTTTAGAGGCCTTTATGATGCTTACTCGGTGCAATGTTTGAGAGAGGCGGAGACAGAGTATGCCAAAATTCTTGTTCAAAAAGAAGATTTCTGGAAGCAAAGGGTTAAGCAGTTTTGGTTGAAAGAGGGTGATAGCAATTCTAAGTATTTCCATTCGTATGCTTCagcaagaaagaagaaaaatcaCATTAATCAACTGAAGAATAGTGAAGGGAGTTGGGTGAACTGGGCTTCAGGGCTAGGCAATGTTATAGAAGACTATTATAGTGATCTGTTTGCTTCTAGAGGAGTGAGGGCTGACGAGGTGTTGGACTGTATTGGAGAACGAGTTACTGGGCTCAGAATGAGGAGTTAA
- the LOC141678623 gene encoding BTB/POZ domain-containing protein At2g46260-like: protein MDSDMSGGNFGFAFDNPKFSDRVLSIEIIPDPLEAQPNGALVIIQQNDDGTGMHGEVYAVQCSLQDADDSIASKNQDTDGDLMIKGSSSGEEATLSRDFSTVHRVKTIHINSAILAIKSPYFYKLFSNGMRESERVAKLQIHDSEEASLMELLNFMYKNSLSTTTLSSLLDILVAADKYDVESCMQYCSQQLSKLPMDCDLAFSYIDLPASVLQAVALQQLTNSAKQFIAGQFRHLEKCETQVLNLSLAGIEAILSSDDIQVWSEDVVYNLVLKWAEVHYPQLEERREVLETRLRHLIRFPYMTSLKLKEVTTSTYLSPEVASEIVLEALFFKNETQCGRHQLAMARHVAGENVGNPNQRFVERAYMCRPIKAVVMELPRHHCVVHLDVTRKECASLYPSGHSDSETFYLGKHGFYVSAYCAREPNYESLRFGLFLGMRGNESDSFKMDFEFAYWSKKEEKYRIEYNERNTLTAEHIVGTWDLFKTSWISFIADESPYFINDKLHLRVMVYNRL from the exons ATGGATAGTGATATGAGTGGTGGCAACTTTGGTTTTGCATTCGACAACCCCAAGTTTTCGGATCGGGTTTTATCCATCGAAATCATACCCGACCCACTCGAAGCTCAACCCAATGGCGCTCTTGTTATCATACAACAAAATG ATGACGGCACAGGCATGCATGGTGAAGTATATGCTGTTCAGTGTAGTCTTCAGGATGCGGATGATAGTATAGCCTCGAAAAACCAAGACACAGATGGCGATTTAATGATTAAGGGATCATCTTCAG GGGAAGAAGCTACATTGAGCAGAGATTTTTCAACTGTTCATCGAGTGAAGACTATACACATTAATTCTGCAATATTAGCTATAAAGAGTCCATATTTCTACAAG TTATTTTCAAATGGGATGAGAGAATCAGAACGAGTTGCAAAACTGCAGATTCATGATTCTG AGGAAGCTTCGCTGATGGAGCTTCTGAATTTTATGTATAAAAATTCATTGTCAACTACAACACTTTCTAGTTTGCTGGATATACTGGTGGCCGCAGACAAATATGATGTTGAGTCCTGTATGCAGTACTGCAGCCAGCAACTAAGCAAACTTCCTATGGATTGTGACCTGGCTTTTAGCTATATAGATCTTCCGGCTAGTGTTTTGCAAGCTGTTGCTCTTCAGCAGCTTACTAATTCAGCCAAGCAGTTTATTGCTGGTCAGTTCAGACATTTAGAGAA ATGTGAAACTCAGGTGTTAAATCTGTCATTAGCTGGAATAGAGGCTATCCTATCAAGTGATGATATTCAGGTATGGTCCGAAGATGTTGTTTACAATCTTGTGCTGAAGTGGGCTGAAGTTCACTACCCACAACTGGAGGAAAGAAGGGAAGTACTGGAGACACGCCTTCGTCACCTGATCCGGTTCCCTTACATGACAAGCCTAAAATTAAAAGAAGTTACAACAAGCACCTATCTCAGTCCTGAAGTTGCATCTGAAATTGTTCTTGAGGCCTTGTTTTTTAAGAATGAGACACAATGCGGACGGCATCAACTTGCGATGGCCAGACATGTTGCTGGCGAAAACGTCGGAAACCCAAATCAACGTTTTGTGGAACGGGCATACATGTGTCGGCCAATCAAAGCGGTTGTAATGGAGCTTCCTCGACATCACTGTGTTGTCCATCTGGATGTAACACGGAAGGAATGCGCGAGTTTATATCCTTCTGGGCATAGCGACTCAGAAACCTTTTATCTTGGCAAACATGGTTTTTACGTGTCAGCTTACTGCGCCAGGGAGCCGAACTATGAATCACTGCGGTTTGGCCTCTTCTTGGGCATGCGAGGAAATGAATCTGACAGTTTTAAAATGGACTTTGAATTTGCCTATTGGtcaaagaaagaagagaaatACAGGATCGAGTATAACGAAAGGAACACATTAACAGCAGAACATATTGTAGGAACTTGGGACCTGTTCAAAACATCGTGGATATCCTTCATTGCTGACGAAAGTCCCTACTTCATAAATGACAAATTACATCTTAGGGTTATGGTTTACAATCGGCTATGA